A window of the Chloroflexus sp. Y-396-1 genome harbors these coding sequences:
- a CDS encoding ABC transporter ATP-binding protein yields the protein MTLAIETIELTHRYKKLIALDRLNLQVPQGCIYGFIGPNGAGKTTTLRLLAGLQTPTSGEIRLMGERLTTRLAQRFVGYMPDFFGVYDDLRVWEYLDFFARCYGLRGARLRQVVDELLELVDLSDKRDAFVQTLSRGMQQRLCLAHALVHDPPILLLDEPASGLDPRARVELRELLRTLRDMGKTIMLSSHILSELAEVCDAIGIIDHGRILISGSLAEVQQQLATGSRVRMRIARESDVVLALTLLQHQPLVQAVSTVPADPRSLIVDFIQPVDEEQCATFLSELVKAGVAVSEFSARSENLEEFFLRLTMANTG from the coding sequence ATGACGCTAGCAATCGAAACGATTGAACTAACCCACCGCTATAAGAAGCTGATTGCGCTTGATCGGCTCAATTTGCAGGTACCGCAAGGGTGCATTTACGGTTTCATTGGCCCAAACGGAGCCGGCAAGACAACCACCCTGCGGCTATTGGCCGGCTTGCAAACCCCAACTAGCGGTGAAATTCGCCTGATGGGTGAACGGTTGACTACCCGGTTGGCGCAGCGGTTTGTCGGCTATATGCCAGATTTTTTCGGTGTCTACGATGATCTACGGGTCTGGGAGTATCTCGACTTCTTCGCCCGCTGTTATGGGTTACGCGGGGCCCGCCTGCGCCAGGTGGTGGATGAACTCCTCGAATTAGTTGATCTGAGTGACAAACGTGATGCGTTTGTGCAAACCCTCTCCCGCGGTATGCAGCAGCGTCTCTGTCTAGCCCATGCCCTGGTACACGATCCACCTATCTTGCTGCTTGATGAGCCAGCTAGTGGTCTGGACCCACGCGCACGGGTAGAATTGCGTGAGTTATTGCGCACGCTTCGGGACATGGGCAAGACGATCATGCTCAGCTCGCATATCCTGAGTGAACTGGCCGAAGTGTGTGATGCAATTGGTATTATCGATCACGGAAGGATACTGATCAGCGGCTCGTTGGCTGAAGTGCAGCAACAATTAGCCACCGGTTCACGGGTACGCATGCGAATTGCCCGCGAGAGCGATGTAGTCTTAGCACTGACCTTACTTCAACATCAACCACTGGTACAGGCTGTTAGCACTGTGCCGGCCGATCCGCGCTCATTGATTGTCGACTTTATTCAACCGGTTGATGAAGAGCAATGCGCTACGTTCCTTTCCGAATTGGTAAAGGCTGGCGTAGCAGTCAGCGAGTTTAGTGCACGCAGCGAGAACCTCGAAGAGTTCTTCTTACGCTTGACAATGGCAAATACTGGCTGA
- a CDS encoding LCP family protein, with translation MITSPRRILNGAILIVSLIAVATLLRIGFEWRQAIADIDAMIVTPATLPTEPTDISVTPTPQPAVVEEIFGPPPAAPVVQPTAFLATNPAPAATATAEALRLSRSELNILLLGTDARPDESGPTRTDAIVLVHIARDTGRVSMLSIPRDLWVSYPTGGEGRINAAYAIGEHRFGPGGGAALAKSTVSKLLGIPVDYFILINFEGFKKIIDIIGGVEIDVPKPIYDPAYPTDDYRTIEVSFASGRQWMDSERALIYARTRHADSDFGRNQRQQQVLMAIFQRVRERGLLQQLTSVDDYTGALRGYVITDLNYRMMLELASFARTIDTEQILRYAIDSSSIVELDGGATFSVRPQALRRIVAQFTGEAVSTAGGE, from the coding sequence ATGATAACTTCGCCCAGGCGGATTTTGAATGGCGCCATACTTATCGTTAGCCTGATCGCTGTAGCCACGCTGCTACGAATCGGGTTTGAATGGCGCCAGGCTATAGCAGATATTGACGCGATGATTGTCACCCCGGCCACGTTGCCTACTGAACCAACCGATATTTCCGTTACTCCCACCCCACAACCTGCTGTTGTCGAGGAAATTTTCGGTCCACCTCCGGCAGCTCCTGTTGTGCAACCGACAGCATTTCTGGCGACAAACCCTGCACCGGCAGCCACTGCAACTGCCGAGGCTCTTCGGCTTAGCCGATCAGAATTGAACATTCTCTTATTAGGAACCGATGCCCGTCCTGATGAAAGTGGGCCGACCCGCACCGATGCTATCGTGCTTGTCCATATTGCCCGTGATACGGGCCGTGTTAGTATGCTCTCCATCCCACGCGATCTCTGGGTGAGCTATCCTACCGGCGGTGAAGGTCGGATCAATGCAGCGTATGCGATTGGCGAACATCGGTTTGGTCCTGGTGGTGGTGCAGCACTGGCTAAATCAACGGTGAGTAAGCTACTGGGGATTCCGGTTGATTATTTCATCCTGATCAATTTTGAAGGCTTCAAGAAGATTATCGATATTATCGGCGGAGTCGAGATTGATGTACCAAAACCGATCTACGATCCGGCCTATCCAACAGATGACTACCGCACTATCGAAGTGTCGTTTGCATCCGGGCGGCAATGGATGGACAGTGAGCGTGCACTGATCTATGCCCGTACTCGCCATGCGGATAGCGATTTTGGCCGCAATCAGCGCCAGCAACAAGTCTTGATGGCAATTTTTCAACGAGTTCGTGAGCGAGGCTTATTACAACAGCTCACCAGTGTCGATGATTATACTGGTGCGCTTCGTGGATATGTGATTACCGACCTCAATTATCGGATGATGTTAGAACTGGCCAGTTTTGCGCGCACGATTGATACTGAACAGATTTTGCGCTATGCTATTGATTCATCATCAATTGTTGAACTTGACGGTGGTGCAACCTTTAGCGTTCGACCACAGGCATTACGTCGTATTGTTGCACAATTTACTGGCGAAGCCGTCTCAACTGCCGGTGGCGAATAA
- a CDS encoding biotin--[acetyl-CoA-carboxylase] ligase, with protein sequence MLDPESIRAGLASEATLPVTIYCYDQVGSTMDVARTAIQSLPPAALPVLVVAEEQTVGRGRLGRRWFAPPGSALLFSLGLYPPPIATTTPTALIWMAAVALLETIERETPLRVGLKWPNDVLVETATGWAKTAGILLEGGWDKNRLVWAIIGCGINISAAPDPQVTRYPATALAIAAATPIDRLQFLQALLQRYDYWFRQLQAGDSELLWQTWRKHLLTLGQMVQITTVTDSIFGEAIDVDRNGSLIVRDGSGSLRLIESGDVGIIGDHSSDV encoded by the coding sequence ATGCTTGATCCCGAATCAATTCGCGCCGGATTGGCGTCAGAAGCCACGCTGCCGGTCACCATCTACTGTTACGATCAGGTCGGATCGACAATGGATGTGGCCCGTACAGCGATCCAATCTCTGCCACCAGCAGCGCTACCGGTATTAGTTGTTGCCGAGGAACAAACTGTTGGGCGTGGTCGGCTTGGGCGACGTTGGTTTGCTCCACCGGGAAGTGCTCTGCTCTTTTCGCTGGGTCTCTATCCACCACCCATTGCTACGACCACGCCTACTGCACTGATCTGGATGGCAGCGGTCGCCCTACTTGAAACGATTGAACGTGAGACACCGTTACGTGTCGGCCTGAAATGGCCTAATGATGTGCTTGTCGAGACTGCGACCGGTTGGGCCAAGACAGCCGGCATCTTACTTGAAGGCGGTTGGGATAAAAATCGACTGGTGTGGGCTATTATTGGCTGTGGGATCAACATCAGTGCAGCCCCCGATCCACAGGTTACACGCTATCCGGCAACCGCACTGGCTATTGCAGCAGCAACACCGATTGATCGTCTCCAATTTTTGCAGGCGCTGCTTCAGCGCTACGATTACTGGTTTCGTCAACTTCAGGCTGGCGACAGCGAGCTGTTATGGCAAACCTGGCGGAAACATCTATTGACTCTGGGCCAGATGGTACAGATCACGACTGTTACCGATAGTATTTTCGGTGAAGCGATTGATGTTGATCGCAACGGTTCGTTGATCGTGCGTGATGGTAGTGGATCGTTACGCTTGATCGAGAGCGGTGATGTTGGCATAATTGGTGATCATTCGAGTGACGTGTAA
- the murJ gene encoding murein biosynthesis integral membrane protein MurJ gives MTETSASSSVFRSIALAALLISLGNITSRVLGLVREPIIAAYFSRGLAVDAFTLAWTLPNALYELLISGAVSAALVPVFSEYAERDRDEFWYVASTIITLACTILVIASALLAWQAPLALAVVTRPTESALRAEAAALIGWLLPAVTLMGVSAIVTAILHAQRRFLLPAFVAAAFNAGMIIGIVSLAPHIGVHSLAIGTLLGASAQLLIQWPGLRGAHLRLSFDLRHPAVRRILRLYAPVTLGIGFSLIGVTIDRWLASGFPAAISTMRFATTLIQFPLGLVASAVALAGLPTLSRQSVAGDETAFRNTLAMALKIVLLLVLPATAGLAVLSLPITAMLFERGAFTAQDSAITALALLAYLPGLPAAAVDQILLFAFYARKNTLTPNLIQGAAILCYLLVAVPLAEWTSLGFLGLVLGNSAQWIGHAVITGWLLHRLVPLSGLRLGEAAIKGLLASGIMALIVSGIATLLGQWSPLIQVSIAGSAGMLVYALLTLILRIEAATFLFQIIRGRLRRRGVAGR, from the coding sequence GTGACCGAAACATCTGCAAGTAGCAGCGTATTTCGTAGCATCGCCCTGGCCGCATTGCTCATCAGTCTGGGCAATATTACCAGTCGGGTACTGGGTTTAGTCCGCGAACCGATTATCGCCGCCTACTTTAGCCGTGGTCTGGCCGTTGATGCGTTTACGCTGGCCTGGACACTCCCAAATGCGCTCTATGAGCTGCTTATTAGCGGTGCAGTGAGTGCGGCGCTGGTGCCGGTGTTTAGTGAATATGCTGAGCGCGACCGGGATGAGTTCTGGTATGTTGCTTCGACTATTATCACCCTTGCCTGTACCATTCTGGTGATAGCAAGTGCATTGCTGGCATGGCAGGCACCGCTGGCGCTGGCTGTGGTAACGCGACCGACCGAATCGGCATTGCGGGCCGAAGCAGCAGCACTGATTGGCTGGTTGCTGCCAGCGGTAACGCTCATGGGAGTTTCCGCTATCGTCACGGCGATCTTGCACGCGCAACGTCGCTTTCTGCTGCCAGCCTTTGTCGCGGCTGCCTTCAACGCCGGAATGATTATCGGGATTGTCAGCCTTGCTCCACATATCGGGGTTCATAGTCTGGCTATTGGTACCTTACTGGGAGCAAGTGCCCAACTGCTCATTCAGTGGCCAGGACTACGTGGCGCTCATTTACGGCTCAGCTTTGATCTTCGCCATCCGGCAGTACGTCGTATCTTACGCCTTTATGCGCCGGTCACTTTAGGGATCGGTTTCTCGTTAATCGGTGTCACGATTGATCGCTGGCTGGCATCAGGCTTTCCTGCGGCTATCTCAACGATGCGCTTTGCCACTACCCTGATCCAATTTCCGCTTGGATTGGTTGCCTCGGCAGTGGCCCTTGCCGGCCTGCCAACACTCTCACGCCAGAGTGTAGCCGGAGACGAGACCGCTTTTCGTAATACGTTGGCAATGGCGCTAAAAATTGTGCTGCTGTTGGTTCTCCCGGCCACGGCTGGACTAGCTGTCCTTAGCCTGCCAATCACGGCTATGTTGTTCGAGCGCGGTGCCTTTACTGCCCAGGATAGTGCAATTACCGCATTAGCGTTGTTAGCCTATCTCCCAGGGTTGCCGGCGGCAGCCGTTGATCAAATATTGCTCTTTGCGTTTTATGCCCGCAAGAATACACTAACTCCTAACCTGATCCAGGGCGCAGCCATTCTGTGCTATCTGCTTGTTGCCGTGCCGCTGGCTGAATGGACATCACTCGGCTTTTTGGGTCTGGTGTTGGGCAATTCAGCGCAGTGGATCGGACATGCGGTCATTACCGGCTGGCTTCTGCACCGCCTTGTGCCGCTCAGTGGATTACGTCTTGGTGAGGCAGCAATAAAAGGTCTGCTGGCCAGTGGCATTATGGCGCTGATTGTGAGTGGGATCGCTACGCTCCTTGGTCAATGGTCACCGCTGATCCAGGTTTCTATCGCGGGGAGTGCTGGCATGCTCGTGTATGCGCTGCTCACACTGATCTTACGTATTGAAGCGGCTACCTTCCTGTTTCAGATAATTAGAGGGCGCC